A region of Falco peregrinus isolate bFalPer1 chromosome 13, bFalPer1.pri, whole genome shotgun sequence DNA encodes the following proteins:
- the PLP1 gene encoding myelin proteolipid protein isoform X1 → MGLLECCARCLIGAPFASLVATGLCFFGVALFCGCGHEALTGTEQLIETYFSKNYQDYEYLIDVIHAFQYVIYGTASFFFLYGALLLAEGFYTTGAVRQIFGDYRTTICGKGLSATVTGGPKGRGARGPQRAHSLQRVCQCLGKWLGHPDKFVGITYVLTIIWLLVFACSAVPVYIYFNTWTTCQSIANPSKTSASIGTLCADARMYGVLPWNAFPGKVCGSNLLSICKTSEFQMTFHLFIAAFVGAAATLVSLLTFMIAATYNFAVLKLMGRGTKF, encoded by the exons ATGG GTTTGCTTGAGTGCTGTGCCAGATGTCTCATTGGGGCACCCTTTGCTTCACTGGTTGCCACTGGCTTGTGCTTCTTTGGGGTAGCACTGTTTTGTGGCTGTGGGCACGAAGCCCTCACAGGCACCGAGCAGCTCATTGAGACCTACTTCTCCAAAAACTACCAGGACTACGAGTATCTCATTGATGT CATCCATGCTTTTCAGTATGTCATCTATGGCACGGcatccttcttcttcctctatggagccctgctgctggccgAAGGTTTCTACACCACAGGCGCCGTCCGGCAAATCTTCGGGGACTACAGGACCACCATCTGCGGCAAGGGCCTCAGCGCAACGGTAACTGGGGGCCCGAAAGGGAGGGGAGCGCGAGGCCCCCAGCGAGCTCACTCATTGCAGCGGGTGTGTCAGTGTTTGGGAAAGTGGCTAGGACATCCTGACAAG TTTGTGGGCATTACCTACGTTCTGACCATCATCTGGCTCCTGGTCTTCGCCTGCTCTGCAGTGCCCGTCTACATTTACTTTAACACTTGGACCACCTGCCAGTCCATTGCCAACCCCAGCAAGACCTCAGCCAGCATTGGCACCCTGTGTGCGGATGCCAGGATGTACG GTGTCCTGCCCTGGAACGCTTTCCCTGGCAAGGTGTGCGGCTCCAACCTGCTCTCCATCTGCAAGACCAGTGAG TTCCAGATGACTTTCCACCTCTTCATTGCAGCCTTTGTGGGGGCAGCCGCCACGCTGGTCTCACTG CTCACCTTCATGATCGCCGCCACCTACAACTTCGCTGTCCTCAAGCTGATGGGCCGAGGCACCAAGTTCTAG
- the PLP1 gene encoding myelin proteolipid protein isoform X2, with protein MGLLECCARCLIGAPFASLVATGLCFFGVALFCGCGHEALTGTEQLIETYFSKNYQDYEYLIDVIHAFQYVIYGTASFFFLYGALLLAEGFYTTGAVRQIFGDYRTTICGKGLSATFVGITYVLTIIWLLVFACSAVPVYIYFNTWTTCQSIANPSKTSASIGTLCADARMYGVLPWNAFPGKVCGSNLLSICKTSEFQMTFHLFIAAFVGAAATLVSLLTFMIAATYNFAVLKLMGRGTKF; from the exons ATGG GTTTGCTTGAGTGCTGTGCCAGATGTCTCATTGGGGCACCCTTTGCTTCACTGGTTGCCACTGGCTTGTGCTTCTTTGGGGTAGCACTGTTTTGTGGCTGTGGGCACGAAGCCCTCACAGGCACCGAGCAGCTCATTGAGACCTACTTCTCCAAAAACTACCAGGACTACGAGTATCTCATTGATGT CATCCATGCTTTTCAGTATGTCATCTATGGCACGGcatccttcttcttcctctatggagccctgctgctggccgAAGGTTTCTACACCACAGGCGCCGTCCGGCAAATCTTCGGGGACTACAGGACCACCATCTGCGGCAAGGGCCTCAGCGCAACG TTTGTGGGCATTACCTACGTTCTGACCATCATCTGGCTCCTGGTCTTCGCCTGCTCTGCAGTGCCCGTCTACATTTACTTTAACACTTGGACCACCTGCCAGTCCATTGCCAACCCCAGCAAGACCTCAGCCAGCATTGGCACCCTGTGTGCGGATGCCAGGATGTACG GTGTCCTGCCCTGGAACGCTTTCCCTGGCAAGGTGTGCGGCTCCAACCTGCTCTCCATCTGCAAGACCAGTGAG TTCCAGATGACTTTCCACCTCTTCATTGCAGCCTTTGTGGGGGCAGCCGCCACGCTGGTCTCACTG CTCACCTTCATGATCGCCGCCACCTACAACTTCGCTGTCCTCAAGCTGATGGGCCGAGGCACCAAGTTCTAG